A single Apostichopus japonicus isolate 1M-3 chromosome 11, ASM3797524v1, whole genome shotgun sequence DNA region contains:
- the LOC139976299 gene encoding uncharacterized protein: MKSFLAVTIFYMFYFIRTSEADKFANLTRAGYSGTIVLFPVPRERVACKLNRLNALLPDQKGSLNLPNYPILPEFLQPDEHVVGISIGHLSAQSFIDTLPCDVAAKYSLKTPTVQFFVPYLTGPDPNDLPNFKLALSSFVSTEKPFLDPNMAIPAYQVEELIINEFGVSMKDGEDYFTASWKEAASCHIVDYVIIEDVNEYLDELMFSLNHELDFSACESSDVQEVDMCMAREEMSSILSRNRLNACEYWTPIEPYTKCTLEKYTLESISEGFKEASLLSEENTSPIVFEMHTQADFAANIKVPCIEF; encoded by the exons ATGAAGTCGTTTTTGGCTGTTACTATCTTCTACATGTTCTACTTCATTCGAACCTCTGAAGCAGACAAATTTGCTAATCTTACACGAGCGGGCTATTCGGGGACCATCGTGCTCTTTCCAGTTCCAAGGGAGAGAGTTGCGTGTAAACTTAACCGACTAAATGCATTACTTCCGGATCAAAAAG GTTCTCTGAATTTACCTAACTACCCCATTTTGCCGGAGTTCCTTCAGCCGGACGAACACGTCGTTGGCATCTCCATTGGACACCTCTCGGCACAATCATTCATCGATACCTTACCCTGCGATGTTGCTGCAAAATACTCATTGAAAACTCCCACAGTTCAATTCTTTGTGCCGTATTTGACCGGACCTGACCCTAATGATCTGCCCAATTTTAAGCTTGCTCTTAGCAGTTTTGTGTCAACTGAGAAGCCATTTCTTGACCCTAACATGGCAATACCCGCTTATCAAGTTGAAGAACTCATCATAAATGAATTCGGAGTGAGCATGAAAGACGGAGAAGACTATTTCACTGCCTCGTGGAAAGAAGCTGCATCATGCCATATTGTTGATTACGTAATCATCGAAGACGTCAATGAATATCTTGATGAACTTATGTTTTCTCTTAACCACGAATTGGACTTCTCTGCCTGTGAGTCATCTGATGTGCAGGAGGTGGACATGTGCATGGCACGTGAAGAGATGAGTAGCATTTTGTCGCGGAATAGGCTCAACGCGTGCGAGTATTGGACGCCAATTGAACCTTATACGAAATGCACTCTGGAGAAGTATACTCTGGAGTCTATTTCTGAAGGATTCAAAGAGGCAAGTCTGCTCTCGGAGGAAAACACATCTCCGATTGTATTTGAAATGCACACTCAAGCAGATTTTGCTGCAAATATTAAAGTACCTTGTATTGAATTCTAA
- the LOC139975941 gene encoding uncharacterized protein — MKSFLVVTIFYMFYFIQTSEADEFANLTRVGYSGTIVLFPVPRERVASKINQLNALIPDQEGTLNLPNYPILPEFLQPDEHVVGISIGHLSAQSFIDTLTCDVAEKYSLKTATIQFFVPYLTGPDPNDLPNFKLALSSFVSTEKPFLDPNMAVPAFQVEELIINEFGVSMKDGEDYFTASWKEAESCHIVDYVINDDVNEYIDELMFSLNHELDFSACESSDVQDVDMCMAREEMSSILAQNRLNACEYWTPMEPFTKCTLEYYALESISEKFKEASLLSEENTYPIVFEKQPQAVFAANIKVPCIEF; from the exons ATGAAGTCGTTTTTGGTTGTAACTATCTTCTACATGTTCTACTTCATTCAAACCTCTGAAGCAGACGAATTTGCTAATCTTACACGCGTGGGCTATTCGGGAACCATCGTGCTCTTTCCAGTACCAAGGGAGAGAGTTGCCAGTAAAATTAACCAACTAAATGCATTAATTCCGGATCAAGAAG GAACTCTGAATTTACCTAACTACCCCATTCTTCCGGAGTTCCTTCAGCCGGACGAACACGTCGTTGGCATCTCCATTGGACACCTCTCGGCCCAATCATTCATCGATACCTTAACCTGCGATGTTGCTGAAAAATACTCATTGAAAACTGCCACAATTCAATTCTTTGTGCCGTATTTGACCGGACCGGACCCTAATGATCTGCCAAATTTTAAGCTTGCTCTTAGCAGTTTTGTGTCAACGGAGAAGCCATTTCTTGACCCTAACATGGCAGTACCCGCTTTTCAAGTTGAAGAACTCATCATAAATGAATTCGGAGTGAGCATGAAAGACGGAGAAGACTATTTCACTGCCTCGTGGAAAGAAGCTGAATCATGCCATATTGTTGATTACGTCATCAACGATGACGTCAATGAATATATTGATGAACTTATGTTTTCTCTTAACCACGAATTGGACTTCTCTGCCTGTGAGTCATCTGATGTGCAGGACGTGGACATGTGCATGGCACGTGAAGAGATGAGTAGCATTTTGGCGCAGAATAGGCTCAACGCGTGCGAGTATTGGACTCCAATGGAACCCTTTACGAAATGCACACTGGAGTACTATGCTCTGGAGTCTATTTCTGAAAAATTCAAAGAGGCGAGTCTGCTCTCGGAGGAAAACACATACCCGATCGTCTTTGAGAAACAGCCTCAAGCAGTCTTTGCTGCAAATATCAAAGTTCCTTGCATTGAATTCTAG